The nucleotide window TGAAATTCGATAAAAACGATGGATCACAAAATTGTTCAATTGCTGCTTGACTTTTGCCAAATATTTATTAAATTTTTAGCAATTCTCATCAGGAGTCGGGCATGAAAAAACGGGACATCATGTTCTCTATAATCCGCGACAAGAAGGCGCCGGAGCGCATGGGGGTGTACGAGCATTTCTGGCCGTTCCTTCTTCAGGACCATTGGCAGAAACAGGGCTTGCCCGAGGGTACGGATACCGTCGCGCATTTCGATTATGACCTCCGGAACATAGGCGGATGGTTCAATACGCAGGGGAAGGTGATGGCTGACGAGATCATCCATGAGGATGATGAGACCAAGGTCGTGCGCAACGGCTGGGGTGCCGAACTGCGCTACTGGAAAAAGAAGAGCGGAACACCGGAGCATATCGGCTTTTCACTGTCGACATCCGCGCTGTGGAAGGAGAAATACCGCGATAATTTCTCAGCGATAGACACGCGGCGTTTCGGCGACCTTGCGGCGATGAAGGCGAACTATGCGAAGCACAGGAACGATGATGTATTCACCGTATTCAGCAATCTCTTCATCTTCGAGATGATGCGCGCCTCGATGGGCGATGTGGTCATGTCGGAATCCGCCGCGCTTGAGCCCGCGTGGATACACGATTACTGCTCGGTAATGACCGATTTCATGATCGAGCATTACGACTATCTCTTCCGGGAAGTGGGCAAGCCCGACGGTATGTTCATCTATGAGGACCTCGGGTATACCAAGGACGCGTTCTTCTCACCGGCCATGCATCGCGAACTGATACTGCCGTATCATAAGAAATTCTTCGGTTTCCTCAAGGACCACAAACTCCCGGTCATCATGCATACCTGCGGTAACATCGTTAAGCATATCCCGGCGATAATAGAATCGGGCGTCGACTGCCTGCAGCCGATGGAAGCAAAGACCGGCATGAACGTTGTCGAGCTCGGTCAGACGTACGCAGGTAAGCTTTCCTTCATGGGCAATATCAACATCATGGCGCTTGAGACGAACGACCGCGCGGCCATCGACGCGGAGATACTGCCGAAGCTCGCCGGTGTACGCAAGCTTCGCATTCCCTATGTGTTCCATTCCGACCACTCCATCTCCTACGATGTGAAGCTGTCCACGTACGAATACGCGCTTGATCTTTTCCGTAAAAACTGTACGTATTGACTGACGCGGCATAACGATATTCATTGAGGAAGAAAAGATCGTAATCATTCACCGCAGGAGGCGGGTTAGTATAGATGATGAGTTTCTGTGCCGCGTAGCGCCAAGCGCCAGCGCACAGGAGGTGCGCGGAAGCGGTTTAATGGCGAAAAAAATGGCTGCGTTATAACATTCAAAATGGAAGTAAACTTTTCATGTACACCAAGAAAGTCACCATCGGACATATCGCGAAGAAGGCGAAGGTATCATCGGCGACGGTCTCGCTCATACTGAGCGGCAGGCAGGACGTGCGCATCGCGGAAGGCACGCGCGAAACGGTGCTCGCCGCGGCGCGGTCGCTCGGGTATGTGGCGCGTAAAAGCGTGCGCACCGGGCGAACGGTGTTCTCTGTCCATGGGTCGATACACGGCAGCAATATCGGCACCTCGTTCTTTTCCGGTGTATCCGCGGAAATGCGGGGCCTCTTCGAAGCGCGGGGCATGACGTTCATCGAGCTTTCGTTCGCGGGTGAGAATTTCAACGCGCGATTATCGTCCATGCTCGCGTCCGATCCCGCTGCGGTGATAAGCATGAACTCCGCGTTCAGCGCCTTCGTCCGTGAG belongs to Spirochaetota bacterium and includes:
- a CDS encoding uroporphyrinogen decarboxylase family protein, with amino-acid sequence MKKRDIMFSIIRDKKAPERMGVYEHFWPFLLQDHWQKQGLPEGTDTVAHFDYDLRNIGGWFNTQGKVMADEIIHEDDETKVVRNGWGAELRYWKKKSGTPEHIGFSLSTSALWKEKYRDNFSAIDTRRFGDLAAMKANYAKHRNDDVFTVFSNLFIFEMMRASMGDVVMSESAALEPAWIHDYCSVMTDFMIEHYDYLFREVGKPDGMFIYEDLGYTKDAFFSPAMHRELILPYHKKFFGFLKDHKLPVIMHTCGNIVKHIPAIIESGVDCLQPMEAKTGMNVVELGQTYAGKLSFMGNINIMALETNDRAAIDAEILPKLAGVRKLRIPYVFHSDHSISYDVKLSTYEYALDLFRKNCTY